The Mauremys reevesii isolate NIE-2019 linkage group 1, ASM1616193v1, whole genome shotgun sequence genome segment GCTGCATTTCTAATGTTACGTTTTATGACTCTTTCTGCCAAGACTTTCCCACCCGTGTGCTGATTCTCTTATTCACATAAGATGCCACTGCttccatccgaagaagtgggtattcacccacgaaagctcatgctgcaaaacgtctgttagtctataaggtgccacaggattctttgctgcttcttattCACATGTGGACTCATTCTGAATTACACGCAGGCTGTTTACACTAACCCTGCAGGGTGAAGGCAACAGGAGCCTTAAGATAGTCATCATTTATGTTCATTATCACTTTAAGTCCCTTTGCAAGGGGAAAAAGAGAACTTGCTGTCAAGAAGAATTAGGCCCTACATGTTCTATCCTTTTCATCACTACGTACCTTTAATGCCTTTGCTGCGGCAGATGTCTAATGGAGAAGCTGCATAGTCTCTGCTTCTATTTTGCTTTGTCTCATTTCCCACCCACTGGGGTAAAATAAAGAACTTACAGTGGTTACAAAGGGGACTTGTTTGTCAACCTCTGCAGCTGCAACAAAGCAAACAGAACATCTTGTCTGAAATGCTCCCCATTGAGGTATGTGATCGGTTGCAGCCCTTCTTGAAACACTGGAAATACATTCTTTCTGCTCTGTAATATTTCTTCCTGTAGCTCTGTACAGCCAATTTCATTTGCATTAAAAACTCTGCTGCATCTTAATATCAGTCTTCTAGTTGTCCTTGTTCCTCCCTCCTTACTTAAAAATTGTGTAGGATGAAATTCCTCCCTGTGGAGCCAACACCATTAGGCACTTCTCAAATTGCAATTTTCAAAGCCCTGGAGTgataggagaatcaggcccttggagTGCTTGAAAGCATTCTGAGGGACCTAAGTACCAGGGTGGAGTTTCTCCTTGCATTACCTGCTTTAGCAACAAGTCTTTTCCTTCAAAGATAGATTTTCTTTGATTTCAAGAAGGCCAATCACATGGTTCACTGTAAGAGTCTGTGTGAGTCTTTGCAGGACAGTGACCCAGGTTCTTATAAACTTGAGTGAGGAATGTGGTAAGTTCTGTGCTACTCTCAGCTTCTGCCCTTGGGCAGGatgattaagataacaaaaggcttgccattaaattaaattaaggatgatcctgaaagcattgccaggcaacccagttaaaagataggaaacaaaaggttgGAATAAATGGCCAATtttagaatggagagaagtaaatacagtagtggtgtcccccaggggcctGTACTGGGATTAGCATTGTTCAACATAccatattttccggcgtataagatgactttctatactaaaaaacaacccccaaaaatcgggggtcgtcttatacgccgggtataaacagcgggcagcccagagccctctgattcccggccgtggcttggatttaaaaggctctgagctccgcactgcagcgggcagcccagagccctctgattccccaccgtggctgggatttaaaaggctctgggctccccgccgcagcgggcagcccagagccctctgattccccgccacggctgggatttaaagggctctgggctccccgccacagcgggcagcccagagccctctgactcccggctgcggctgggatttaaaaggctctgggctccccgccgcagcgggcagcccagagccctctgattccccaccgcggctgggatttaaaaggctctcggctccccgccacagcgggcagcccagagccctctgattcccggccgcggctgggatttaaaaggctctgggctccccgccgcagcgggcagcccagagccctctgattcccggccgcggctgggatttaaaggctctgggctctcgccgcagcgggcagcccagagccctctgactcccaccgcggctgggatttaaaagactctggctccccacagcgggcagcccagagcactctgattcccagccggctgggatttaaaaggctctgggctcccactcggaagggggtcgtcttatacggcgagtataggccaaaacctatgttttaactgtaaaattaggggtcgtcttatacgcccgtCGCCTTATACGCGGAAAATACGGTATTCAACAAATGGCAGATGATATTCAATGTTAAATACAAAGTATGCAAATAATGAAATATATatcaaactatacatacaaaatgatgaactagatgtaaataagattgctgacagtttcatccagaaagctacagtgagacatAATGTCTTTAAACTGGGATGTTAGTGAAGACAATTTGTAAGCTattgcaatgattttaatatactgcAATTCATGATTGATAATTATGTATTACAAcaatttaatatttaattaaaattaataagaTACCAATAccttagagatgttccaataagcttcttgtACAGATTAGACTTCCTCCTAGTCaaggtccagcaatcactcacacccccatagttattgtcctttgttccagtttctttcaggcatctctttggggtggaaaCATTATCTCTTGAgccaactgaagaaaaaaaaaaaaaaaagaggcttcCCAGGTATTATTCTTTCTCTCTCCTGGTGGAAACCTCTGTCTGTGTGCAAGAATCACAGCTACAGGATGGAGTTTGGAATTACATGGGCCAGTCACAATGCAATGCAGAGTTCTCAGTTTTAGAGGCAGTTTATTTTGATGTTATTATTATTTGAGTGAGTTCCCAaaaaagctcagatgtggattggtgtctctcaGATGTTACATATTTAAACAATTACTCCCATATTgatgttgaccaaatctgccttagGACCAATCTGCCTTAGGTACAGTTTACACtacaaaaaattatttaaatacaaGCCAGATAtaaaaagacttaaaaaaaaaaaaagagaatacaTTCCATATTACCAGTCTTGTATAAAATCCCTGATGTAACATGGCTTTGATATTATTGATATTGAGAAGAAAAAATTTATttttcctactttttttttttccaacatttTGTCTCAGTTCCAGAAAGAGAAGCATTTTCCTTTTGAAATATTCTTGATTTtacaacacaaaaaaaaaaaaaatatccagaCCATCCCTCTTTAAGGACATGACTCAGGGAAAAACCCAGCAGAACACCTGCTTCATTTGCACATTACAGTGTGGTGTAAAACCCATTGTGTagttgagaatcaggcccactgggtTGATAATAGAGGAAGCCCATAGCCAGGAAGGCATTAGAAGAAGAAATCTATGGATATAATGGCAAATATATTATGAATGTGAGGATGAGATGATGATGAAATGCTCTTCTTCTCTCATTATTTTcctcagcttagagctgcaaatttaagcaaattaGAGATGTGGTGGTAAAagacatactttttttttaactgatatagattttgtcatattaaaagAGTTTAAAagtacataaataataataaaaaatattggTTCTCTGATGGCACAGATTAGGAACAATGATACGTGTCCTCTCTCAGATCTGATTATATATAATAACAACCACTACACTGAAACAGGTGATATTTCAATGCCAATACGTGAACACAAGGACAGTAGTCAAGAAGAAAATGTGCCAACAGTACAGAGAGTTTCTTCAAATTAGTTGTTTTGAAATTCCCAGTAACATTCCACGAGATTGATAATAACCATTCATCATTCACATGTCCAAatttgaatgcattctgatgtcatctttgtggattttagtaaggggccaacagtgcCCTTACACCTACTGACAGACACATGAGTTCAGTCCAGCATCACAAGACGATGCTTTGGTTTGTAAACCTCAGCAAGTCACCAACACTTGCTGATGAATAAACAAAAatggggtttttttaatcaaaacacaaacctccacctcctcctctggtGCAAATCTGCTcagttccactggcttcagtgccGCTAAACTAAGTTAGGTCAGACAAGGATCTGCACCTAGAATTACTTCTGCACATGGGAACGTAGCAGTTGCCAGGCTGGAAGAGACGAGTGGCCCATCTAATGCAATATCCTGTCTCAATGAGTGTCACTCACGAGCTACTTCAGAAGAAAGCAGAACAATGAATTAGTCCTTTATGGAGGAAACCTGGGGAGTTTCTTCATAAAcccttgtcaaggctgattccccactctggcacgtcgagtgcagaaggtgggggcccgcaaggattctaaaaattaatactggccactccaggcttgtattaaactcccaaggctacagcttttctctgaccttggatgagtagatgctgccaccacccaagtgcaaaaactcCTTAGAAAACCCAGGAAGGCGCATTTGGGAATTCCTTCTggtggggtaccctcaagtcgtttcacacatacacacacacacgggagaagagctgagaaagaaaacaaaggaaatcagctgttgccaccagctaattaaacgaCTGAAAACTGTATGGGCCAGCTACATTCCTGGGCTCATTCTACTGACTTCACTGATGCTGCAATGGGATATTCAGAAGCCTTGAAAGGGAACTGTCCAATGCAGTTCAGGAGCAGTGGTGAGCATGGGGGTGAGTAATCACTATGACTGATTTTATTGCTGACTCTACCACTTGCTCCCTGTGTAACCTTCACCTCAATGTGCTTGTTCACCTCCACATAAACCAGATCTCATAGTGATATTATGCTTGATGATCAGAGGCATCCTCAAATAAAAGGACTTCAAAGCACTGCAGGCTCATTAAAGTTGTGCGTGTGCACAGGGTTGAATTATTTTAATAGTAGAATTTTTTGTGGGATTAGATTCCCCCAAATTATGGATTAGGATTCAAGGGTTCTCGCAACAATTTTTTTCATGGCCTTTGACAAACCCGTCTCTCTttccctgcctcccagagcccttcACCGAGAGCCTGTGCTGGAGAGGGTGGGTTGGGAACTCACTGGCTGCAGAGTTCCAGGCTCCCCATGTCCCATCCAGGTGAGAGCTGAGAAGCGGCCCGGTGACCAAATGCCACAGCCACCTCCACTGACAAGAGCTGCTCATGTGCTGTGCACACTGGCCCCACATGTCTCCGGAGGCACTGCCTGGAGCTCCAAGGAGGTTGCAAAGTACAAGATGCCAATCACTGCTGGCAATGCCACTGCAAATACCAATGTGGTGCATCTCGCTGCCTTTGGTAACAGCTACTCAGCAACAACAGGTGGGGCCTGCCAGGAGGGGTTGCTTCTTTGCACCCCACCAATCCCTGCCCATGCTTTTGAGGCTGATGTAGCTGCAAAAAAATACGCTGGATTAAATGTTAAGATTTCTGATATCATGACAATAGTCAGTGGATGATTCCTAGCTTCTGAATTTGGGGCTGTTTGATTTTCATTCGGTAAAGCTTTGCATTTCCCTTTAGCAAACATTCCTTTACAAAGCTCAAGAGGCACATACTGAGCCACTGGACATCAGTACAGCTCCATAGACTTCAATGATGTTCTGTGCCTTAAAACTGAGGGAAGATATTTAATGCTGCTTGGATTAGAAGAAATCCTGGTGGGATGtattttccactttaaaaatcatTCTAATTCTGACTGAAAAGCTTTGTATGGGAGATGGGTCTTGCAGAATTCCCTAGGTTGGTCAGAATTGCAATTAACCCCGTCTCATCCCACAGCAATGTGACCTTTGAAGAAGTTGTGCTTAACTCTGTCAGTCTTATACTTCTTACTTTCCTTTATTAGCTGAAGTCTCTCACAAGACCCAGTTCTCTTGGCTGCTCATGGGTGGAGATGCAGTACCTGATGTTTCCCATTGGTTTCCCTATATGTTGGATCTGAGCAGCAAGGGGTAGAGGTGCCGAGTATGCACAGAGAGAGACATTCCCAACAAAGTTTCTCTCCGCCAGGCTAGATAAAGTGCATTCCTTCAATTTGAAGTTGATGGAACTGTTCCCTTTTACACTGGTTCAGTATCTACCCttaaactttaaaatatatagaaaagagaaatgcaaaggTACATGGAATGAAAGTCAAAAAGCCCCAATTTGAAAGGTTAGGAATCACAAACTGAGCACTGGAGTGACATCTGAGACCTtgacatacatttttaaagtgaatctAATCTTCAGTGTTGGAACATCTAATCCCAGTAAAAAGTTATTAGTACTTTAGTAATTCATCTCTTTAGCTGTATATAATTTAATtagtgtttgtgaagtgctttgaaatgctTAGATCACAGGAAGACTCAAACAATCCACCCTGAAAGTTACAATTATACCTATTTGCCATGGAGATAAAGGGAGGCACGTTCAGATGAAGGTCAGACAGGGAGCTATTGGCAGAGTCAAAAATAAACCCGAATAGTGGGGACTACTCATGCCAAATCTGTTTCTCCTGAACCCTTCTGGATGCAAACATTTTGTTATCAGACATGATACTAACATCTTGTAACACAGTGTAACAGGGATCACCTAGAGCTCAGCCTGTGGTACGAGGAGTCAGAAGTATCAGACTGTATTTCTGTTTCTGCAACTTTCCCCATGTGACCTTCACCTCAATGTGTCTCTCTTTCTAGGCCTATCAAACAGAGGGAGTCAGGGTGTTAAGACTGGAAGTTCTTAAGTGTGCTCAGAACTCCAGAGTTCAAAGCCCCTCACAAACTCTCACTGGTgtttcacacacacaaagggtTGAATTCTTAGAATATTAATAGATTGTTGTTGGGATTAGACGCCTCTGCACTGAGTCACACAGTCACTTTAAACAAATGGAGGCCAAAGTCTCTCGTGTCATTCCCTTAATCAGGTCATGATTTAAGGCCACACAATTTGGGgctatttcattttctttcaaatGTAGTTTTGAATTTGGCATATTTTAAAAACCATACAGGGTAAAATGACCCAGTCCGGTTGCTATCAGCTTCAACAACCTGTGCATTAGGCAGTGCCCTGACTCCGAAGTGGTGATTACACCTCACTGGTTCTTTTGACCTTCCCAGGGCCAATTCTCCACAATTTCCCTCAGAAGAGCCAATTGGGACCATAGGAGCCCCTGTGGTCCAAGCCGGTTTTTAAGGCTCTATTACTTTTGGAGGGATTTTTTAGTTGGAAAATGAAGGTGCTCTAGTGCTGTAAATTAACAATCAAAGCAGGACACTTCTGCCCTCTTCCCTGGTTATGGAATCCAGCCTTGGGGGTATCATTTACACTTTAAATAACATTCTGGTTCACACAGGAATATTTTCTGCAACATGCCCTATGTCGGGTCAGACATTatgtcattttaatctctcctgggTTTCCTGGTGGGCTCACTCAGCTGCATTGTCTTACAAGACCTCAGTTCCGTGGCTGCTCATGGATGGAGAGATGGTTTCTGGTAGAGTAGAGGTTCCAAAACTTAACTCAAAACCTTTCTGTAAAAGAGCActgcttcctttccctctctgccACCCCTGCCCTTGACCCATAAGCAAATCTGCTCTAGGCAGCCATTTGAGACGGCATTGGTGACCCACGTGGAGGTCCAATGTTAGGTCAAGCTTTACTCACCATAGGGTAAGACTCACCCCTTGGCAGACGGCCATCACAAAGGCCCATGTGCCACTTAACATCCTGTTAAGACCCAGTTTGAAATTTTATAATTGCACTACAGTTGTCTATAGGTGTTGTACTATCCCCCTGCCAAAGGGGGAATTTCAGACTTAAAGTCTTGAGAAAAAACATACTGGAGGCAGTGGaatgattcccattgatttcaaaggaaatTGGATCTGACCTGCTGAGAATAGGGGTGGTGAGAACTGAGAAAAATGGATCCCTGCTTCCTAGGACATTTAGAATGAACTACCCAATGCCCCTAATCACGACCAGCATGAATTTAAAGGACCAATCTGCATTCCTTTCATGACACCCACTTGTGCTACTGATGCCACTCAGAATCATCTTAACATTCATTCTCATTGCAGCACCAATAATGTCATTGGAATGACACAAGAAATGCAGTTGGCCTGTACAATTTTAAGATGAAAGACAACTAAAGAGTGCAACGTGCATGTCACACCCTCTGAGGCTGAGATTAGCCCAATAATCACCAACGCTGAGGAAAACAGCTCCATACAAAGGAGGACTTATGAAGGTAATTAAGTTTGTTTGGTAACTAATTAGGACCTCCTCCACAAACAGCATCGCAGATCCTCCAGGCAGTCCTAGGAACTGTATAAAAGCGCTCACCACTCAGGGCTCTTCTAAGCACTTCTCCAGACTTCATCTCCTCGGTGAACCGGGTAAGTCCAATTCCACTCAATCTCTTTCTAACCACAGAGATATCACAGTAGGGCCTCTTttcattaaaaatgcaatttttaatTTACTCGCTGTTATTTTTATCTGGGCTCAGGGTGTTCTTccataactatcttgagtagtgaTTCAGTTGCAGGCGCAGGTAGATCCATAATCTGAAGCTAAAGGAGGGATTTTAAGAGCAACATATGCAATTCGGAAAAATATTTCCTATTAACTGGAAGAAGAATTAGGGCATTTAAATCTTTTCAGTAACTTATTAAAGTCATTTAGCCATTTTTCACTTTGCtggattaggaaaaaaaattctcaggTTAGTCCAGAAAGGACCACTTCAGTGGTTTTCTACTTTACTCTGAAGCAGCTGTTACTCCTCGCTACTGGAGACACAACAATGGATTAAGCTGACAAATGGTGTGACCCAGTCGTGCAATTCCTATGTTTCTGTTTATTCATCAGCTGGTGTTCTTCAGGCAAAgtcattgagagaggatcaaagggGCTAGTTGGGAGGGAAGTTTAGTGCGAGTGGACAAGAGGCGTAGAAACAGAAAACAGGAACACGTACATGGCCACACACATAGAGACTAAGTCcaatcctcctctctctcttgggCCCCATGCAGACTTCACTACAATTGTAACCGAGTTTTGAAACCTTTCCTCCACCAGCACTTGTATCTTCTCTTTACTCTAGCCCCTGTTGTGTGTTGCAGGTTTATCTCCACCCCAGaaagatgactttctccagcctgtgctatCCAGAATGTGGGGTGGCCCGACCCAGTCCAGTTACTGGCAGCGCCAACGAGCCGTGCGTTAGGCAGTGCCCTGACTCCGAAGTGGTGATCAGACCCTCACCGGTTGTTGTGACCCTCCCCGGACCAATTCTCAGCAATTTCCCTCAGCAGAGTGACGTGGGAGCCGTAGGAGCACCTGTGGTTGGAGCCGGTTTCGGGGGCTCATTCGGTTTGGGGGGATTGTACGGCTATGGAGGCCATTACGGAGGATTGTATGGTTTAGGGAGATTAGGTGGTTACGGGGGCCATTACGGTTATGGGGGATTATTGGGCCATGGAGGTTACTGTGGTTACCCGGGTCTTTATGGTTATGGGGGATTATTGGGCTATGGGGGACACTGCGGTTACCCGGGCCTTTATGGTTATGGGGGATTATGGGGATATGGGGGATATGGCCGTAGGTATCTTGGTGGATACTGTGGGCCATGTTAAACCCAGAAGGAACACCCGTGGAAGAAGGAAAAACCAGAAAATGACCGGCAAGATACAGATTCACCCCTGACCTTTTCGGCATGGCTTTCAGAAGTGCTCGGCAACCAGCGCTccagctgaactcagtgggagctgtgtgtgctcagcatcTTGGGCTGACAGCCATGCTGCCTTTCTAACGTTACGCTTTATGACTCTTTCTGCCAAGGCTTTCTCACCCATGTGCTGATTCTTTCATTCACATGTGGACTCATTCTGAGTCACACGCAGCCTGTTTACACTAACCCAGCAGTGTGAAGGAAACAGGGGCCTTAAGATGGTCATCATTTATCTTCATTATCGCCTTAAGTCCCTTTGCAAGGGGAAAAAAGACCTTGCTGTCAAGGAGAATTAGGTACAACATGTTCTATCCTTTCCATCAATATGTACCTTTAATGCATCACCTTGACCTTTGCTACGGCTGATGTATAATGGAGAAGCTGCATAGTCCTCTGCTTCTGTTTTGCTTTATCTCATTTCCCAGCGACTGGGGTAAAACAAAGAACTTACAATGGTTACAAAGGGGACTTGTTTGTCAATCTCTGCAGCTTCAACAAAGCAAAAATGACATGTTGTCGAAAATGTGTCCCATTGAGGCGTGTGATTGGTCGCAGCCCTTCTTGAAACACTGGAAATACGTTCTTTCTGCTCTGTAGTATTTCTACATGTAACTGTGTACTGCCAATTTCATTTACATTAAAAACTCTGCTGCATCATAATATTGGTCTTCTGGTTCTCCttgtttctccttcctcacttAAAAATTGCATAGGACAAAATTCCTTCCTGTGGACCCAGCACCACTGGGCACTTCTCAAATTGCAGTTTTCAAAATGCTGGCCCTGGGAGTGGTTGATAGCATTCTGCAGGCCCTGAGTACCAGGGTGGGGTTCCTCCTGGCATTGTCTGTTTTTGCAAAGAGTCTTTTCCTGCAAAGACTTAGCTACATTTTTCACTTTAAGAAtgtaaggttttttttctttgatttcaAGAAGGTCATTCACATGGTTCAAGGTAAGAGACTGCCTCAGTCTTTGCAGGACGGCGACCCAGGTTCTCCTAAGCTTGAGCGTGGAATGTTGTAAGTTCTATGCTGATCCCAGCTTctgcccttggggcagggagtttttTATAATAGACACAGGGTGATTAATATAACAAAAGCCTTGTCATGAAATTAAATTAAggatgatcctgaaagcattgccaggcaacccagttaaaagataggaaagaaaAGGTTGGAATAAATGgcccattttcagaatggagagaaataaataaagtattggtgtcccccaggggcctGTAATGGGACCAGcattgttcaacatattcataaatgatctagaaaaaggggtaaatagcgCAGTGGTATAATtggtagatgatacaaaattccacaagatagttaagtccacagctgacagcagaggactcacaaaactgggtgacttggcagcaaaatggcagatgacattcaatgtTAAATTAAAGTAATccacatggcaaaatataatcccaactataaacacaaaatgatgaggtctatattagctgttacccattaagaaagagatcttggagtcatttgcaGTACTCTGGATGCACTATGCTTCCAAAGTACTGCAAATTTGTAAGAACCCTTCTCACTGTGCCTGTATCATCCTGAACTGCAGAACGCTCATTCTCCAGCTTCAGAAACTTACAAATAATCTCCAGTTATCAATGGGACAGCCACAACTGAGTAATGTAGCTGTCCTTAACATGCATCAAGACCATACCAGGGAACTAGATGCTGACAGTTTTATCCAGAAAGCTACTGTGAGATGTAATTTCTTTAAACTGGGACGTTAGTGAAGAAAGCTTGTAGGTGattgcaatgattttaatatactgcAATTCATGATAATGTAATTATGTCATTCATAATAATGTAATCATTAAAATAGTAACGATACCAATGATAAACACATATTCAATAACCAgaatatgaaagaagtgtataaTTATGCTGAAAATAATCTATGCCAAAattacccctcccctcccctaaacacacacacctcttcaaaAGAAACCACTGGCAAAAAGAAAAGTCGGTGTCTCTGCTTGACACCTCCTTTGCATGAATTTCACAGCACTGGAGATGAACTGAGAAGATTTAGGGCAATGAGGCAGAAATAGTTCAACTTCATACTGAGATTTTGGATTTCATTGCACCAATAAAACTCAGTTAAATTAATCTTCTCATTCTATACCCTCATGTGTTTATCAGCTGGTCAGCAGCAATGTCCATTCCTTGGTCAAATGACATGACCAAAAGTTGATTTCACAAGGTTGTTGCCAGCACACCTGACTGAGTCCATTCCACCCATATAGACAAATTACACTACGCCAATGTCATCTGCAGGAGTCAGGAATCTCATGTGTGATATGAAGAGCTTTATGCCCAGATCATTCATTCCATACAAGAATCTCATGGTTTTTGAGGTAACTGTGACTCACTACGTTCCATATTACCAGTCTTGTATAAAACCCCTGGATGTACCACAGCTTGATATTGCAAAAACTGCAGATATAAAGATTACATTTCCCACTATATTTTTCTTCAACATTTCTGTGACTCTCAGTTCCCAGAAGATGAACATTTTCCACTAATCAAATTTTTGATTTGACAACACAAAAAGAAATACCTATCCAGACCATTCTGCATCTTTAAGGACATGATACACTACTCAGGTAGGGAGGTTTAGCCGTCTGGCCACAGGGTTTGTGTATAAAAGCAATACAGCTCTAAACTTCAATATCAGACTTTACCCATGGACTGCTCCTTGGAACGGAAGAACATAGGCATTGCTACAAAAGATCAGGCCTCTCTCCCACAGTATCAGATGCTTCACTGGGAGGTGCAAGAAGCCCAGCAGAACACAGTTCTTCTGAGATCACCTGCCCATGGAGGAACTTTTATATTATCCCCTGTCAGTCAGATCTGTCTTCACGATTGGATGATACCCTGAAGCACAAGAGTTTATGCCCTTGTCAAACTTGAAGAAATGCAGTAAATCGATCTGTCTCCGTTTGCTCCAGAGTGC includes the following:
- the LOC120386900 gene encoding claw keratin-like; amino-acid sequence: MTFSSLCYPECGVARPSPVTGSANEPCVRQCPDSEVVIRPSPVVVTLPGPILSNFPQQSDVGAVGAPVVGAGFGGSFGLGGLYGYGGHYGGLYGLGRLGGYGGHYGYGGLLGHGGYCGYPGLYGYGGLLGYGGHCGYPGLYGYGGLWGYGGYGRRYLGGYCGPC